A single Gammaproteobacteria bacterium DNA region contains:
- a CDS encoding TonB family protein, which yields MFAPTANDRFKAKWGDRLAWSIVVAVFVHMAGFAFFPGWRLRDLSPEPLFGARGTEWILLQPPGPMPGLEAIAFAAVAGAGEDSASAGEVEAEAGQEDSDPAEFANGGGEGRGGSFLDRLRGRAAPRPVVVEPELDASEPEAPAASGGEEAPAEDALSIGGNASTASLESLPDPDELDLDRLSVLEPELSLTSLSAWVLVRNPDEVMEFMRRSAAQEGLAEEDFMTVRVTLWIDRTGSVEWSEIMESSGDLRVDEIALELVNEVISFRPAREQGVSVARSAVFSIPFPWT from the coding sequence ATGTTCGCTCCCACCGCCAACGACCGCTTCAAGGCAAAGTGGGGCGATCGGCTGGCCTGGTCGATCGTGGTGGCCGTGTTCGTCCATATGGCGGGCTTCGCGTTCTTCCCGGGATGGAGGCTCAGGGATCTGTCGCCGGAGCCCCTCTTCGGCGCCCGGGGCACGGAGTGGATCCTCCTCCAGCCTCCCGGACCCATGCCCGGCCTTGAGGCCATCGCCTTCGCGGCCGTTGCGGGCGCGGGTGAGGATTCCGCTTCCGCCGGAGAAGTCGAAGCGGAGGCAGGGCAGGAGGATTCCGACCCCGCCGAGTTCGCGAATGGTGGCGGCGAGGGTCGCGGTGGCAGTTTCCTCGACCGCCTGCGTGGGCGTGCGGCGCCCCGGCCGGTTGTCGTCGAACCGGAGCTGGACGCCTCGGAGCCGGAGGCCCCCGCGGCTTCCGGGGGCGAGGAGGCTCCCGCCGAAGACGCGCTTTCGATTGGAGGCAACGCCTCCACGGCATCGCTGGAATCGCTGCCGGATCCCGATGAGCTCGATCTCGACCGGCTCTCCGTGCTCGAGCCCGAACTCTCGCTGACCTCGCTGTCGGCCTGGGTGCTGGTGCGCAATCCGGACGAGGTCATGGAGTTCATGCGCCGTTCCGCGGCGCAGGAAGGCCTGGCCGAGGAGGACTTCATGACCGTGCGCGTCACCCTCTGGATCGACCGCACCGGGTCGGTCGAGTGGTCCGAGATCATGGAGTCAAGCGGCGACCTGCGCGTTGACGAAATCGCGCTGGAACTCGTCAACGAAGTGATCTCGTTCCGGCCCGCGCGCGAGCAGGGCGTCTCGGTGGCGCGCTCCGCCGTCTTCAGCATCCCCTTCCCTTGGACCTGA